A genome region from Staphylococcus capitis subsp. capitis includes the following:
- a CDS encoding XRE family transcriptional regulator produces the protein MNIGYKLRNLRRIKNLTQEELAERTDLSKGYISQIESQHASPSMETFLNILEVLGTSASDFFQESPSEKVLYKKKDQITYDEYDRGYILNWLVTDSNEFEMEPLILTLKPGASYKNFKPSESDTFIYCLEGEVSLLLGNQTFKASAEDVLYFKAKDKHRLYNETNEEVKILIVATASYL, from the coding sequence ATGAATATAGGATATAAATTACGAAATTTAAGACGCATAAAAAATCTCACACAAGAAGAACTTGCCGAACGTACGGATTTGTCAAAAGGGTATATCTCTCAGATTGAAAGTCAACATGCATCGCCGAGTATGGAGACGTTTTTAAACATCTTGGAAGTGCTTGGAACATCGGCCAGTGATTTTTTTCAAGAGAGTCCGAGTGAAAAAGTGTTATATAAAAAGAAAGATCAAATTACATATGATGAATATGATCGAGGATATATCCTTAATTGGCTTGTTACAGATTCTAATGAATTTGAAATGGAACCACTCATACTAACATTGAAACCTGGCGCATCCTATAAAAATTTTAAACCATCTGAATCAGACACTTTTATATATTGTTTAGAAGGTGAAGTGTCGTTGCTACTTGGTAATCAAACCTTTAAAGCGAGTGCTGAAGATGTACTTTATTTTAAGGCAAAAGATAAGCATCGCTTATATAATGAAACAAATGAAGAAGTGAAAATATTAATTGTTGCCACAGCTTCATATTTATAG
- the lpdA gene encoding dihydrolipoyl dehydrogenase — translation MVVGDFPIETDTIVIGAGPGGYVAAIRAAQLGQKVTIVEKGNLGGVCLNVGCIPSKALLHASHRFVEAQHSENLGVIAESVSLNYEKVQEFKSSVVNKLTGGVEGLLKGNKVEIVKGEAYFVDNNSLRVMDEKSAQTYNFKHAIIATGSRPIEIPNFEFGERVIDSTGALNLQEVPGKLVVVGGGYIGSELGTAFANFGSEVTILEGAKDILGGFEKQMTQPVKKGMKEKGIEIVTEAMAKSAEETDNGVKVTYEANGEEQTIEADYVLVTVGRRPNTDELGLEELGLKFADRGLLEVDKQSRTSIENIFAIGDIVPGLPLAHKASYEAKVAAEAIDGQAAEVDYIGMPAVCFTEPELAQVGYTEAQAKEEGLSIKASKFPYAANGRALSLDDTNGFVKLITLKEDDTLIGAQVVGTGASDIISELGLAIESGMNAEDIALTVHAHPTLGEMSMEAAEKAIGYPIHTM, via the coding sequence ATGGTAGTTGGAGATTTCCCAATTGAAACAGATACTATTGTAATCGGAGCAGGTCCAGGTGGATACGTTGCAGCAATTCGCGCAGCACAATTAGGACAAAAAGTAACAATCGTTGAGAAAGGTAATTTAGGTGGTGTGTGCTTAAACGTTGGTTGTATTCCATCTAAAGCATTATTACACGCATCTCATCGTTTTGTTGAGGCGCAACATTCAGAAAACTTAGGGGTTATTGCTGAAAGCGTGTCTTTAAACTATGAAAAAGTTCAAGAATTCAAATCATCAGTAGTAAATAAATTAACTGGTGGTGTTGAAGGTTTATTAAAAGGTAACAAAGTTGAGATTGTCAAAGGTGAAGCATACTTTGTAGATAATAATAGCCTTCGCGTTATGGACGAAAAAAGTGCTCAAACTTACAATTTCAAACATGCAATTATTGCAACTGGTTCTAGACCAATTGAAATTCCTAACTTTGAATTTGGTGAACGTGTTATCGATTCAACTGGCGCTTTAAATTTACAAGAAGTACCAGGTAAACTTGTAGTTGTCGGTGGCGGTTACATCGGTTCTGAATTAGGTACAGCATTTGCTAACTTCGGTTCTGAAGTAACAATCCTTGAAGGTGCGAAAGACATCTTAGGTGGATTCGAAAAACAAATGACACAACCAGTTAAAAAAGGCATGAAAGAAAAAGGTATCGAAATTGTCACTGAAGCTATGGCTAAATCTGCTGAAGAAACTGACAATGGTGTTAAAGTTACGTATGAAGCTAATGGTGAAGAACAAACTATTGAAGCTGACTACGTACTAGTAACTGTTGGACGTCGTCCAAATACTGATGAATTAGGTTTAGAAGAATTAGGTCTTAAATTCGCAGATCGTGGATTATTAGAAGTAGATAAACAAAGCCGTACTTCAATTGAGAACATCTTTGCAATTGGTGATATCGTTCCTGGTTTACCACTTGCTCATAAAGCAAGTTATGAAGCTAAAGTTGCTGCTGAAGCAATAGATGGTCAAGCTGCTGAAGTTGATTACATTGGTATGCCTGCAGTATGCTTCACTGAACCAGAATTAGCTCAAGTAGGTTACACTGAAGCTCAAGCAAAAGAAGAAGGTTTATCAATTAAAGCTTCTAAATTCCCTTATGCAGCTAATGGTCGTGCATTATCATTAGATGATACGAATGGTTTTGTTAAATTAATTACACTTAAAGAAGATGATACTTTAATCGGTGCTCAAGTTGTTGGTACCGGCGCATCTGATATCATCTCTGAATTAGGTTTAGCAATTGAATCAGGTATGAATGCAGAAGACATCGCATTAACTGTTCATGCTCACCCTACTTTAGGTGAAATGTCAATGGAAGCTGCTGAAAAAGCAATTGGTTATCCAATCCACACTATGTAA
- the pdhA gene encoding pyruvate dehydrogenase (acetyl-transferring) E1 component subunit alpha has translation MAPKLQAQFDAVKVLNETQSKFEMVQILDEDGNVVNEDLVPDLTDEQLVELMERIVWTRILDQRSISLNRQGRLGFYAPTAGQEASQLASQYALEKEDFILPGYRDVPQIIWHGLPLTEAFLFSRGHFKGNQFPEGVNALSPQIIIGAQYVQTAGVAFGLKKRGKNAVAITYTGDGGSSQGDFYEGINFASAYKAPAIFVIQNNNYAISTPRSKQTAATTLAQKAIAVGVPGIQVDGMDALAVYQATLEARERAVAGEGPTVIETLTYRYGPHTMAGDDPTRYRTSDEDAEWEKKDPLVRFRKYLEAKGLWNEDKENEVIERAKSEIKTAIKEADNTDKQTVTSLMDIMYEDMPQNLSEQYEIYKEKESK, from the coding sequence ATGGCTCCTAAGTTACAAGCCCAATTCGATGCAGTTAAAGTATTAAATGAAACTCAATCGAAATTTGAAATGGTTCAAATTTTGGATGAGGATGGTAATGTCGTAAATGAAGACTTAGTACCTGATTTAACAGATGAACAATTAGTAGAATTAATGGAAAGAATTGTATGGACGCGTATTCTTGACCAACGTTCTATCTCATTAAACAGACAAGGACGTTTAGGTTTCTATGCACCTACAGCAGGTCAAGAAGCATCTCAACTTGCTTCTCAATATGCTTTAGAAAAAGAAGACTTCATCTTACCTGGTTATCGTGATGTTCCTCAAATTATTTGGCATGGTTTACCACTTACAGAAGCATTCTTATTCTCTAGAGGACACTTCAAAGGTAATCAATTCCCTGAGGGCGTTAATGCTTTAAGCCCACAAATTATTATCGGTGCTCAATATGTTCAAACAGCTGGAGTAGCATTCGGTCTTAAAAAACGAGGTAAAAATGCAGTTGCAATTACTTATACTGGTGACGGTGGTTCTTCACAAGGTGACTTCTATGAAGGTATCAACTTTGCATCAGCGTATAAAGCGCCTGCTATTTTTGTAATTCAAAACAACAATTACGCAATTTCTACACCTCGCAGTAAACAAACAGCGGCAACTACATTAGCACAAAAAGCTATCGCAGTAGGTGTACCAGGTATCCAAGTAGATGGTATGGATGCATTAGCAGTATATCAAGCAACATTAGAAGCGCGTGAACGAGCTGTTGCGGGTGAAGGTCCAACAGTTATTGAAACTTTAACATATCGTTATGGACCACATACTATGGCTGGTGACGATCCAACTCGTTACAGAACTTCAGACGAAGATGCAGAGTGGGAGAAAAAAGACCCATTAGTACGTTTCAGAAAATACTTAGAAGCAAAAGGTCTTTGGAACGAAGATAAAGAAAATGAAGTCATTGAACGTGCTAAATCTGAAATTAAAACAGCTATTAAAGAGGCTGACAATACAGACAAACAAACTGTTACTTCTCTAATGGATATTATGTATGAAGATATGCCTCAAAATTTATCAGAACAATATGAAATTTATAAAGAGAAGGAGTCGAAGTAA
- a CDS encoding ABC transporter permease produces the protein MKWYGKVYIGILIVILYIPIFFLMLYSFNSAGNMIHFEHFTLEHYRTLFQDDRLMSVIFNTVAVALLAASVSTVIGTFGAIALYYLRNKKFKVTLLTLNNVLMVSSDVVIGASFLIMFTAIGHFTGLGLGFSTVLASHIAFCIPIVVIIVLPKLYEMNDNMLNAARDLGANESQLLSSVIIPNIMPSIIGGFFMALTYSLDDFTVSFFVTGNGFSVLSVEVYAMARKGISMEINAISTILFVAILIGIIGYYLILHFVKRQKTVKRGVNE, from the coding sequence GTGAAATGGTATGGAAAGGTGTACATAGGTATTTTAATAGTAATACTTTATATACCGATTTTTTTCTTAATGTTGTATTCATTTAACTCAGCTGGAAATATGATTCATTTTGAGCATTTCACGTTAGAGCATTACCGTACTCTTTTCCAAGATGATCGATTAATGTCTGTAATATTTAATACTGTAGCAGTGGCATTATTAGCTGCATCAGTTTCTACAGTAATTGGTACATTTGGCGCAATTGCTTTGTATTATTTACGTAATAAAAAATTCAAAGTGACCTTATTGACTTTAAATAATGTACTCATGGTTTCATCGGATGTAGTTATTGGTGCGTCATTTTTAATTATGTTTACTGCAATTGGACATTTCACTGGATTAGGTTTAGGATTCTCTACTGTTTTAGCCTCACATATTGCATTTTGTATACCTATCGTCGTGATTATTGTGTTACCGAAACTGTATGAAATGAATGATAATATGTTGAATGCGGCTAGAGATCTAGGAGCAAATGAATCTCAATTATTAAGTAGCGTCATTATACCCAATATTATGCCATCAATCATTGGCGGATTCTTTATGGCTTTAACATATTCTTTAGATGATTTCACAGTTAGCTTCTTCGTAACAGGAAACGGGTTTAGTGTCTTATCTGTAGAAGTTTATGCAATGGCTAGAAAAGGTATAAGTATGGAGATTAATGCGATATCTACAATTTTATTTGTAGCTATTTTAATAGGTATAATAGGTTATTATTTAATACTACACTTCGTCAAACGCCAAAAGACAGTGAAGCGAGGTGTAAATGAATGA
- a CDS encoding ABC transporter permease produces MRNINKVLLIPYLLWMVIFIIIPVILLVYFSFTDVHGHFSFTNYEQIFSLRYFKMFADSIWYAFLITIITLFISYPAAYYIAQSRFQNILLMIMIIPTWINLLLKTYAFIGLLSHDGIINQTLHVFHLPVFNMLFTSGAFLLVASYIYIPFMILPIFNSMKAIPNNLLQASSDLGASPLTTFRKVIIPLTKEGVMTGIQVTFIPALSLFMITRLIAGNKVINIGTSIEEQFLTIQNYGMGSTIALFLIIFMAFILIITKSKSSNGKG; encoded by the coding sequence ATGCGTAATATTAATAAAGTACTTCTTATTCCATATTTATTATGGATGGTTATTTTTATTATTATACCTGTCATTTTACTCGTCTATTTCTCATTTACAGATGTGCATGGTCATTTTAGTTTTACAAATTATGAACAAATTTTTTCACTACGCTATTTTAAAATGTTTGCGGATTCAATATGGTATGCGTTTCTAATTACTATAATTACTTTGTTTATTAGCTATCCAGCGGCATATTATATTGCTCAATCTAGATTCCAAAATATATTACTAATGATAATGATAATTCCAACATGGATTAATTTACTTCTGAAGACCTATGCTTTTATAGGACTATTAAGTCATGATGGTATTATAAATCAGACATTACATGTCTTTCATTTACCAGTATTTAATATGCTTTTTACAAGTGGAGCATTTCTATTGGTTGCAAGTTATATTTATATCCCATTTATGATTTTACCTATATTTAATAGTATGAAAGCAATACCTAATAACTTGTTACAAGCTTCTAGTGATTTAGGCGCTAGTCCATTAACTACTTTTAGAAAGGTTATCATTCCTTTAACTAAAGAAGGAGTAATGACAGGCATTCAAGTTACATTCATACCTGCGTTATCTCTATTCATGATTACGCGATTAATTGCAGGTAATAAAGTCATTAATATAGGTACATCGATTGAAGAGCAATTTCTAACTATTCAAAATTATGGTATGGGCTCTACAATTGCGTTATTTTTAATTATATTTATGGCCTTTATTTTAATTATAACTAAATCTAAATCATCTAATGGGAAGGGGTGA
- a CDS encoding spermidine/putrescine ABC transporter substrate-binding protein has product MKRFLQLIISAIIIGILCLVVSHWFKSKENTQTNEKIYVYNWGEYIDPSLIKKFEKQTGIQVVYETFDSNEAMEAKIRNGGTHYDVAFPSEYTVQKLKRSNLLVPLDHNKIPNIKNLDSDYMNMSYDPHNKYSLPYFFGTVGILYNKEKYPHEKFNSWSDLYQSKYKNDILLVDGAREIMGMGLNKLGYSLNDSNPSHIKRAEVDLKKLAPQVRGVVGDEITMMLQQNEGNIAVVWSGVAAPLVQNSNKYDYVIPKEGSNLWFDNMVIPKTAQNKEGAYKFMNFLLDKKNNKQNTEWVGYATPNKAARDKLPKEIREDHRFYPTNKEQKRLEVYKDLGQQTLSEYNESFLNFKMTLK; this is encoded by the coding sequence ATGAAACGATTTCTACAACTTATCATTTCCGCAATAATTATTGGTATTTTATGTTTAGTTGTGAGTCATTGGTTTAAATCTAAAGAGAACACCCAAACAAATGAAAAGATTTATGTTTATAACTGGGGAGAATATATTGATCCTAGTTTAATTAAAAAGTTTGAAAAACAAACAGGTATTCAAGTTGTATACGAAACGTTTGATTCAAATGAAGCAATGGAGGCCAAAATTCGTAATGGTGGTACACATTATGATGTGGCATTTCCAAGTGAGTACACTGTGCAAAAGCTAAAGCGTTCAAATCTGTTAGTTCCTTTAGATCATAATAAAATACCAAATATAAAAAATCTCGATTCTGACTATATGAATATGTCTTATGATCCTCATAATAAATATTCATTACCTTATTTCTTTGGTACAGTGGGTATCTTATATAATAAAGAGAAATACCCTCATGAAAAATTCAATAGTTGGAGTGATTTGTATCAATCTAAGTATAAAAATGATATTTTATTAGTAGACGGTGCTCGCGAAATTATGGGAATGGGACTCAACAAATTAGGCTATAGTTTGAATGATAGTAATCCTTCTCATATTAAAAGGGCTGAAGTGGATTTGAAAAAGTTAGCTCCACAAGTAAGAGGTGTTGTTGGAGATGAGATAACAATGATGCTTCAACAAAATGAAGGTAACATCGCTGTAGTTTGGAGTGGAGTGGCAGCACCTTTAGTACAAAATAGTAATAAATATGACTATGTTATTCCTAAAGAAGGATCTAATCTTTGGTTTGATAACATGGTTATTCCTAAAACTGCTCAGAATAAGGAAGGCGCATATAAATTTATGAACTTCTTATTAGATAAGAAAAATAATAAACAGAATACAGAGTGGGTAGGCTATGCAACGCCTAATAAAGCGGCTAGAGATAAGCTGCCTAAAGAAATTAGAGAAGACCATAGATTTTATCCTACAAATAAAGAACAAAAGCGTTTAGAAGTTTACAAAGATTTAGGTCAACAAACACTCAGTGAATATAACGAGAGTTTTTTAAATTTTAAAATGACCTTAAAATAG
- a CDS encoding UPF0223 family protein gives MEYQYPLDLDWTNEEMMQVIHFFNKIENYYESSVKGEDVKKAYKKFKEIVPGKAEEKQIFKEFENKSGYNSYKVVQEVNKNPEQQRFGKES, from the coding sequence ATGGAGTATCAATATCCGTTAGATTTAGATTGGACAAATGAAGAAATGATGCAAGTCATTCACTTTTTTAATAAAATTGAAAATTACTATGAATCTTCTGTTAAGGGTGAAGACGTAAAAAAAGCTTATAAAAAATTTAAAGAAATTGTACCTGGTAAAGCTGAAGAAAAACAAATTTTTAAAGAATTTGAGAATAAAAGTGGATATAATAGTTATAAAGTTGTCCAAGAAGTAAATAAAAATCCTGAGCAACAGCGATTTGGTAAAGAATCTTAA
- a CDS encoding dihydrolipoamide acetyltransferase family protein → MAFEFRLPDIGEGIHEGEIVKWFVKAGDTIEEDDVLAEVQNDKSVVEIPSPVSGTVEEVLVDEGTVAVVGDVIVKIDAPDAEEMQFKGSHSDDSSSKQEEKQEEASAEEESTSSSQTQQASTASNQEAEVDENKTVKAMPSVRKYARENGVNIKAVTGTGKNGRITKEDVDAYLNGGSTDSASNESAAASSTGNEETSTSASQSVPEGDFPETTEKIPAMRKAIAKAMVNSKHTAPHVTLMDEIDVQELWDHRKKFKEIAAEQGTKLTFLPYVVKALVSALKKYPALNTSFNEEAGEVVHKHYWNIGIAADTDKGLLVPVVKHADRKSIFEISDEINELAVKARDGKLTSDEMKGATCTISNIGSAGGQWFTPVINHPEVAILGIGRIAQKPIVKDGEIIAAPVLALSLSFDHRQIDGATGQNAMNHIKRLLNNPELLLMEG, encoded by the coding sequence GTGGCATTTGAATTTAGATTACCCGATATCGGGGAAGGTATCCACGAAGGTGAAATTGTAAAGTGGTTTGTTAAAGCTGGAGATACCATCGAAGAAGATGATGTCTTAGCAGAAGTGCAAAACGACAAATCTGTAGTAGAAATCCCATCGCCTGTTAGCGGAACTGTGGAAGAAGTTTTAGTAGATGAAGGAACTGTTGCAGTAGTTGGTGACGTTATTGTAAAAATTGATGCTCCTGATGCTGAAGAAATGCAATTTAAAGGTAGTCATAGTGATGACTCTTCTTCTAAACAAGAAGAGAAACAAGAAGAAGCATCAGCTGAAGAAGAATCAACTTCATCATCACAAACTCAGCAAGCTTCAACAGCTTCTAATCAAGAAGCGGAAGTTGATGAGAATAAAACAGTTAAGGCTATGCCTTCTGTACGTAAATACGCTCGTGAAAATGGTGTAAACATTAAAGCTGTTACGGGCACTGGTAAAAACGGCCGTATTACAAAAGAAGACGTAGACGCATACTTAAATGGTGGAAGCACTGATTCTGCTTCTAACGAAAGTGCAGCTGCATCATCTACAGGTAATGAAGAAACTAGCACTTCAGCTAGTCAATCAGTACCAGAAGGTGACTTCCCAGAAACTACTGAGAAAATCCCTGCTATGCGTAAAGCAATTGCTAAAGCAATGGTTAACTCAAAACATACAGCACCACATGTTACATTAATGGATGAAATTGATGTACAAGAACTATGGGATCACCGTAAGAAATTCAAAGAAATTGCAGCTGAACAAGGTACTAAACTAACGTTCTTACCATATGTTGTTAAGGCTTTAGTTTCAGCACTTAAAAAATATCCAGCACTTAACACTTCATTTAATGAAGAAGCTGGCGAAGTTGTACACAAACATTATTGGAATATCGGTATCGCAGCAGATACAGATAAAGGTTTATTAGTTCCTGTTGTTAAACATGCGGATCGTAAATCAATCTTTGAAATTTCAGATGAAATCAATGAACTTGCAGTTAAAGCTCGTGATGGTAAATTGACTTCAGATGAAATGAAAGGTGCAACTTGTACAATTAGTAATATCGGTTCAGCTGGTGGACAATGGTTCACTCCAGTTATCAATCACCCAGAAGTAGCCATCTTAGGAATTGGCCGTATTGCTCAAAAACCTATTGTTAAGGATGGAGAAATTATAGCAGCTCCAGTATTAGCGTTATCATTAAGCTTTGACCACAGACAAATTGATGGCGCAACTGGTCAAAATGCTATGAATCACATTAAACGTTTATTAAATAATCCAGAACTATTATTAATGGAGGGGTAA
- a CDS encoding alpha-ketoacid dehydrogenase subunit beta, producing the protein MAQMTMVQAINDALKSELKRDEDVLVFGEDVGVNGGVFRVTEGLQKEFGEDRVFDTPLAESGIGGLALGLAVTGYRPVMEIQFLGFVFEVFDEVAGQIARTRFRSGGSKPAPVTIRAPFGGGVHTPELHADNLEGILAQSPGLKVIIPSGPYDAKGLLISAIQSNDPVVYLEHMKLYRSFREEVPEEEYTIDIGKANVKKEGNDITLIAYGAMVQESIKAAEELEKDGHSVEVIDLRTVQPIDIDTLVASVEKTGRAVVVQEAQRQAGVGAQVAAELAERAILSLEAPIARVAAADTVYPFTQAENVWLPNKNDIIEQAKATLEF; encoded by the coding sequence ATGGCACAAATGACAATGGTTCAAGCGATTAATGACGCGCTTAAAAGTGAACTTAAAAGAGACGAAGACGTTTTAGTTTTCGGTGAAGACGTTGGTGTTAACGGCGGTGTATTCCGTGTTACTGAAGGTTTACAAAAAGAATTTGGTGAAGATCGAGTATTCGACACACCATTAGCTGAATCTGGTATTGGCGGTTTAGCCCTAGGATTAGCTGTAACAGGTTATCGTCCAGTTATGGAAATCCAGTTCTTAGGATTCGTATTTGAAGTGTTTGACGAAGTTGCGGGTCAAATTGCTCGTACACGATTCCGTTCAGGTGGATCTAAACCAGCACCGGTTACTATTCGTGCACCATTTGGTGGGGGAGTACATACTCCAGAATTACACGCTGATAATTTAGAAGGTATCTTAGCACAATCACCTGGTTTAAAAGTTATTATTCCATCAGGTCCTTATGATGCGAAAGGCTTATTAATTTCAGCGATCCAAAGTAACGATCCTGTTGTATACTTAGAACATATGAAATTGTATCGTTCATTCCGTGAAGAAGTACCTGAAGAAGAGTATACAATCGACATTGGTAAAGCTAATGTTAAAAAAGAAGGTAATGATATTACTCTAATCGCATACGGTGCCATGGTTCAAGAATCTATCAAAGCAGCTGAAGAACTTGAAAAAGATGGACACTCTGTCGAAGTTATTGACTTACGTACAGTTCAACCAATTGATATTGATACTTTAGTTGCTTCAGTAGAAAAAACTGGACGTGCAGTAGTTGTTCAAGAAGCGCAACGCCAAGCTGGTGTAGGTGCACAAGTTGCTGCAGAATTAGCTGAGCGTGCAATTCTTTCATTAGAAGCACCTATCGCTCGTGTAGCTGCAGCTGATACTGTATATCCATTTACTCAAGCTGAGAATGTTTGGTTACCAAATAAAAATGACATCATCGAGCAAGCGAAAGCTACATTAGAGTTTTAA
- a CDS encoding ABC transporter ATP-binding protein — MNPLLSFKSVSKGYDDVQILDEIDIDIESGYFYTLLGPSGCGKTTILKLIAGFEYPDSGEVIYQNKPIGKLPPNKRKVNTVFQDYALFPHLNVYDNIAYGLKLKKYSKTEIDKKVSEALKLVKLQGYEQRQIEGMSGGQKQRVAIARAIVNEPEILLLDESLSALDLKLRTEMQYELRELQSRLGITFIFVTHDQEEALALSDYIFVMKDGKIQQFGTPIDIYDEPVNRYVADFIGESNIVEGRMIKDFVVNIYGQDFECVDMGIPENKKVEVVIRPEDISLIEKDQGLFKATVDSMLFRGVHYEICCIDRKGYEWVIQSTKKAEVGSEIGLYFEPEAIHIMVPGETEEEFDKRIESYEDVDHA, encoded by the coding sequence ATGAATCCATTACTTTCATTCAAATCTGTAAGTAAAGGCTATGATGATGTACAAATTTTAGATGAAATTGATATTGATATTGAATCAGGTTATTTTTATACATTATTAGGACCTTCTGGCTGTGGAAAAACTACAATATTAAAGTTGATTGCTGGGTTCGAATATCCTGACAGCGGAGAAGTGATTTACCAGAATAAACCTATCGGAAAATTGCCCCCAAATAAACGTAAAGTCAATACAGTTTTCCAGGATTATGCGTTATTTCCCCATCTTAATGTTTATGACAATATTGCTTATGGCTTAAAATTAAAAAAATATAGCAAGACTGAGATAGATAAAAAGGTATCAGAAGCATTAAAATTAGTGAAATTACAAGGTTATGAACAACGACAAATTGAAGGCATGAGTGGTGGACAAAAACAACGTGTAGCGATTGCTCGGGCAATTGTGAATGAACCTGAAATACTTTTACTTGATGAATCATTATCCGCATTAGATTTAAAATTACGTACGGAAATGCAATATGAGTTACGAGAATTACAATCTCGTTTAGGGATAACTTTTATATTTGTAACACATGATCAAGAGGAAGCATTAGCATTAAGTGATTACATCTTTGTTATGAAAGATGGAAAAATTCAGCAATTTGGTACGCCTATAGATATATATGATGAACCTGTTAATCGTTACGTTGCCGATTTTATTGGTGAATCCAATATCGTAGAGGGACGAATGATTAAAGATTTCGTGGTGAATATCTATGGCCAAGACTTTGAATGTGTTGATATGGGAATACCTGAAAATAAGAAAGTAGAAGTTGTAATTAGACCAGAGGACATTTCACTTATTGAAAAAGATCAAGGACTTTTTAAAGCGACTGTAGATTCAATGTTATTTAGAGGCGTTCATTATGAAATTTGCTGTATTGATAGAAAAGGTTACGAATGGGTTATTCAATCTACTAAGAAGGCTGAAGTTGGCAGCGAAATAGGTCTATACTTTGAACCAGAAGCAATTCACATTATGGTACCTGGTGAAACTGAGGAAGAATTTGATAAGCGTATAGAGAGTTATGAGGATGTGGACCATGCGTAA
- a CDS encoding YkyA family protein, whose product MKFGKTVAIVLTSTVLLAGCTTDKKEIKKYDNQVQKAFDQEKSVNSTSKKLNNLEEEKQKLFKKVNGKDQNTRKQAAEDIVENVEKRQKEFKNEEKALNNSEKEFKKAKQYMSHIENSAKKKEVTQLNDAIKEKYKAHDAYAKAYKKALNKEKELFTFLNQDGATQSEVDSKSKDLSKAYKDMNKKFNTYSKAMRKVTQEKQDVDQLK is encoded by the coding sequence ATGAAGTTCGGTAAAACTGTCGCAATTGTCCTAACATCAACAGTGTTATTAGCTGGGTGTACTACTGATAAAAAAGAAATTAAAAAATATGACAATCAAGTTCAAAAAGCTTTTGACCAAGAAAAATCAGTAAATAGTACAAGTAAAAAATTAAATAATTTAGAAGAAGAGAAACAAAAATTATTCAAAAAAGTAAATGGCAAGGATCAGAATACTAGAAAACAAGCTGCAGAAGATATCGTTGAGAATGTAGAGAAACGTCAAAAAGAGTTTAAAAATGAAGAGAAAGCGTTAAATAATTCTGAAAAAGAATTTAAAAAAGCTAAACAGTATATGAGTCATATCGAGAACTCAGCTAAGAAAAAAGAAGTGACACAACTTAATGATGCAATCAAAGAAAAATACAAAGCACATGACGCATATGCAAAGGCTTACAAGAAAGCTTTAAATAAAGAGAAAGAACTGTTTACGTTCTTGAACCAAGATGGTGCTACACAATCAGAAGTAGACAGTAAATCTAAAGATTTATCAAAAGCATACAAAGACATGAATAAAAAATTCAATACCTATTCAAAAGCGATGAGAAAGGTTACTCAAGAGAAACAAGACGTAGATCAATTAAAATAA